In Haematobia irritans isolate KBUSLIRL chromosome 1, ASM5000362v1, whole genome shotgun sequence, a genomic segment contains:
- the LOC142219688 gene encoding uncharacterized protein LOC142219688 codes for MQAGGNGPQVNVPQHTLNAQVCQPLANTQNPNAPNNMAAALNAQNCQSLIAAPRLNGNQLSFPSPAAAAAAAMGLQMHHAAAAAAMSAAAAASGQQNLNNQQHQSHMQGDVAGVTNGLNGLNNSNSNLNMNLTNVASSQNTNNNNSLSTINIPPPHIRPSP; via the coding sequence ATGCAAGCCGGTGGCAATGGCCCTCAGGTCAATGTGCCCCAGCATACGTTGAATGCCCAAGTCTGTCAGCCTCTGGCCAACACTCAAAATCCCAATGCTCCTAACAACATGGCTGCGGCATTGAATGCTCAGAATTGTCAGAGTCTTATAGCAGCGCCTCGCCTTAACGGCAATCAGCTCTCCTTTCCCTCGCCAGCGGCCGCCGCTGCTGCGGCCATGGGTTTGCAGATGCATCATGCTGCTGCAGCGGCTGCTATGTCGGCAGCTGCTGCCGCCTCGGGCCAACAAAATCTGAACAATCAGCAGCATCAATCCCATATGCAAGGTGATGTTGCTGGCGTGACCAATGGCCTCAATGGTCTAAATAATTCGAATTCCAATCTAAATATGAACTTGACGAATGTAGCCTCGTCACAAAAtactaacaacaacaatagcttAAGTACCATAAATATACCACCACCTCATATACGACCTTCGCCC